The window CGCGAAAGGGTTCCGTTACGAAACTCAAAATACCTGTCAGGAAAAACGGAAAGCCTCTCCCAGCGAAGACTCTCAGTTACTTTCCTCTTATACCACGACTGCAACGGTTATTCATGAGTAGCAAAACTTCATCTGACATGTTATGGCATAAAGAGGCAGATAACAACGATGGGTACTTGAGGCATCCAAGGGACGCTGAAGCATGGAAAGACTTTGATGCAAAGTATCCTGATTTTTCTAACGATGCTCGCAGTGTTCGCTTAGCTTTAGCAAGTGACGGTTTTAATCCTTTCAGAAATATGAGTACCACGTATTCCGTTTGGCCTGTGATTCTTATTCCGTACAATCTTTCTCCCTGGTTATGCATGAAACATGCATCTTTTATACTCTCTATGATTATTTCCGGTCCTAAAATGCCGGGTAACGACATCGATGTTTATTTGGAGCCCCTGGTGGATGAGTTGAAGCAACTCTGGGATGGCATTGAAACTTATGATGCTAATAAGGGGACCACTTTCAAGATGCGTGCGGCGCTAATGTGGACTATTAGCGATTTTCCCGGGTTGGAAAATTTATCTGGGTGGAACATGTACAGTGGGTTAGCTTGTCCCACGTGTAACGTGGACGCTAAGGCTCAGCGACTAACATTCAGTCGAAAATGGTGTTACACGGGCCATCGCCGCTTCTTGAATTAGGGCCATAAATATAGAGTAGACCGGATTAGATTTGACGGACAAGTTGAAAGCAGAGATCCACCGAAGAAGTATTCTAGAGCAGATGTCTTAAGGCAGCAGTGTAACATGCAAGTATCGTTTGGGAAGAACTCAACTCTGACAGCCAAAAGAAGACGCATTGGTGAAGATGCAGATCAAGATGACTCGTATTGGAAAAAGAGGAGTGTGTTCTTTGAACTCCCGTACTGGAAGGATCACATGTTGCGTCATAACCTTGACGTGATGCATATAGAGAAGAACATTTGTGACAATGTGGTCTTCACTATCTTAAATGATAGCGTCAAATCAAAAGATAATCTTAAGGCTCGCAAAGATTTACAAAACATGGGCATAAGGCCTGCATTGTGGCCGGACGAAGGTGGTAAATATCTTTCAGCAATCTTCACAATGTCGAATCCACAGAAGGATGTATTCTTGAAGACTCTACAGAATGTGGTATTTCCAGTTGGTTACTCGAGCAATATTGCTCGTTGTGTTGACATCCGGCAGCGCAAGTTGTATGGGTTGAAGAGTCACGACTGCCACATTCTAATGGAACAATTACTTCCAATTTTGGTGAAGAATGCATTGCCAAGTCTGGTATCGAATATGATTGCGAATATGTTCTCATTTTTCTGAGAACTCTGTGGAAAAGCTGTAAATCCTATGCAGCTTGGTGCCCTTCAGAATTATGTTGTGCAAACTCTGTATCAGATGGAAATAATttttcctccatccttcttcattgtCATGGTTCACCTTACGGTGCATCTCGTTGATGAAATAAAACTTGGTGGCCCAGTACATTATCGGTGGATGTATCCAATAGAAAGGTTAGCTTGCTACTAAATGCATTCAAgtcatttttttcaaatttgttACGTATATACTAAACGTTATGTCGTATTTATGCAAAAGGTACTTAGGACGATTGAAGCAATACGTGTGTAACAGGGCACAAGCAGAAGGCTCAATTGCGGAGGGCTATTTATCCAAGGAGATTTTGACATTTTGCTCCAGATATTTGGATAATATTGAGACTAGAATCAACCGACCAGCGCGAGTTGACGATCGACCTGTTGATGTTACAAATAATACAGGATGTACTATGTTCCCAGAAATTGGAAAAGCTTCAGGGGCTGTATCACATTTTGTACTGACCCCAATGGAAAGAGATCAGACACATCATCATGTGCTAGTCAATTGCGAGGTCGTCGCTCTATTTATTGAGTAAGTATGCACATGTAATCATTAAGCACGATTATAACCAATTTCAAACACTCAGTCATTGGACTAATTTCTTGTTATGTCATAAAGTATATTTAGGTCAGAAACCAAGCAAAAATTACGGGATCAAACAAGGTTGCAATCTAAGATAGACCGTGCTGTGCATGCAGAATTTCCTCGCCGGTTCAAGCGTGAGGTTCGTAGAAATTTAACCTGACCAACTTATTTGTGCCCTAGAATTATAAATTATGAATTCCAATTTTTTATACGAACAAACTCTAATTTATGGTGCTAGGTTCCAATGGACAGTACTGTACATTCGAAAGAAATGAAGTTGTTGGCATGTGGTCCCATGCTTCAGGCAAGACGTTTTGGGGCATACAACGTCAATGGGTACAAGTTTAGAACTATCACAAAGGAAGACAGGCTGAAAACACAAAATAGTGAATTTTATGTCTCATCCAATACAAGAAGTTATGCCAGCATGCGTGACAACAGAGTGGCTATTGGTAGTGTTCCATATTATGGAAAAATTGTGGACATAATCGAACTGAACTATAGTTGCTATTTCACAGTAGTTTTGTTCAAATGTATTTAGGCTGATACAACTACGAGCAGAAGAATCAAACAAGACCATCTGGGCCTTACCAGTGTTAATTTTGCTCGTCCAATTTACACTGGTGATCGAGAAGAGGATGAACCGTACATATTAGCATTAGAAGCTCATCCCGTGTACTATGTACGTGATGAAGTAGATCAATACTGGAGTGTAGTGGTTCATGTAAAACCACGAGACTTGTATGATATgggaggagagaatgaagatgttaaagCTGCTTTTTCTCCTCAGCCCGGGTTGAACATGTCAGCAGCAGGCGACATCAGTGATTTACAGTTGACAAGGGATGATGATTTAGAAGACCCAGTAGTAGATGTTTCTGATAACATCGATTATGTGGCATAATGAAAATATGGCTAAACATGTACATCATTTTTAGAGTATCTGTGTGTGGTTGATAAGTTTAACAGTGTTTATGATGTACGTAGTTTGCTGGTTACATTACTATCTGTGTTTTCGTATTTGAATTAAGATATCATTTTAAGTTGATTTTCATGAATACCACTAGTTCCTCATTTTTTCCAACGATTTTTGCTTTTAAAAGTTAGTTTTCAAGGCTTTGTTGttctcatcatcattgttatTGTTCTTAACCTCCAATAAAGAAAATTATGATATCGAGTAAATTATCCTAAATTACGATATTGTTATCATTGACAAATATATTTAATGCTAAAAAGGTGTTGTAACAGGAGTAATGAAAATGGAGGATTTCTCATCATGCTGTGCAGGCACAACATTCGCTAATGAAATGGCTATGGCCTCTCCATTCTCTTCATTGGAACATGCAATTACGGTTGCTAGAGACATATGGTACCGTAAGTTGAATGTTAGGTCTTGGTTGGAGGCTATATCAGGACGATCTTATTCTAATGAATACTTGAAAACAGCGAACGAAGCTACTGTGCAGGTCTGTTCATTAGCCGTACTCTTAAACACTTGAGTTAAACATTATTTGATTAATAAGTATTTTACTTTGATATATTCGTACAACATTTAACCAATGATAGTTGTTCCGTTCATGCTAAAATTTGTAGGACCTTCATGAATGGGGATTAAGGTACGAGGAGAAATTTGGCTATGTTTTTGTGACATTTGTAGCTGGTAGGACATCTGAAGACATACTTGCTGAATTAAAGGTTAGAAATAAATTTCTAGCATAGAAAGTGAATTACAAAGACACAATATGCTTTACAAAAAAGACCATCAACTATACATTTTATTATGGTGCAGATTCGCTTTAATAACTCACATGGTATTGAGTTGGAGATTGCTTCAACAGAGGAATTGAAGTATATAGAACGTACTATTAGAGAGCTTCTTTCCAAGAAATCTGTCTAAACTACCGATGAAGGAGATGGTAATAgttaattttgtatttgttaattttgaaagtcCTATTTCCATAATTCCGCAATTTTTTCCTTAATAACTAGGTAATGACCTGGAAGTTATCAGTATCTTTTAAGTAGATTTATATGTTGTTGGTTGCATGTTCATGTATTCAGTGTCAGCTGAATATTCAGGCAAAATAGTTGCTGACACTCTAGATGGAGCAGACACTGATTCAGAAGACGATTTAGATGCTATCTCCTCCGGTGCATATGACATCTCCAAGGATGTTGAGCTCAATAAGGTTCCAGAAGACAATGAAACTTTAAACACCCAACATAGAGAAGATGTCGTACGTGCTGCAAAAAGGGGTTTCGATCTAAACAAGTTGCCATGGTTTGGAGATGACTTATCAGATCCGTTATCACGTCACTGCAGTGGATTTCTGACAGAGTATTTCTGGCCAGGTCAATACGATGTTGATgagaaattatgaatcaaaacttgTTGGTATACTTTagtaattttgatttttatgctCCATTGAACTTTGTTTTGAGTTTATGAATTCAGACATTCACTTGATTTTTATGTTACAATTTATGGTTGAATACAAACTCAAAATGGTTGATAATCCAAGAAAAAACCTTATTcgtaaatttatttttagttattcatttataaatatttttttaattaatgaattCTTTTTTATGTAacacaaaaatgaaaatttatttaatgcatTAAGTTGCAGTATTTGAAACATATtttttcagtaaaaaaaaaatagcgagGACTAGAATAGTTTTAAGAAGGCAATTatgtttatacaaaaaaaaaatttcaagttaaaaataatattacagCGGTTAGACAAAAACCGATGCAAAATGAGTATCAATGTATTCAACAACTTTACATTTTGCGGCGGTTATAGAAAAATCGctgcaaaataaaattatttggtAGCGTCTCCTAAAATCGCCACAAGAACCGCTGCAAAACGGGTACATTTTGCAGCGGTGACCGAAAAACCGCTGCAAAATGAGATCATTTGGTAGCGTCTCCTAAAACCGCCACAAGCACCGCTGGCAAATTCTATTTAGCAGTAGTTGATCTGCTGCTATCTGccgattttcttgtagtgtatgtgGCTCCGCCCTTGGGTTGACGTATCTAATAATCTATTATTAGAAATTCTTAGAAGTGAGATGGGTGGCGTggacaaaaagaaaatataaatgagtttttttatttaattatttcacttGATTTTTGATAATTTCGACAGGATATTGAATCAAATTCATATCAAGATCTCCATTCGGAGAACAAATACGACTTTTCTGAAAAAGGGTGGACTCAATCTAAAAATTACTTAGTGTTTATGTCAATAAAATGTTCAATGATATTAAACCGTAGCAAATAATATaaagaattacaataaaaaatataaaataaacgaAAACTTTAAATAGATAAGAAAGTAAAATtggaattgaaaaaaaataaaatatttaaaaaaataagtaaaaataaaatacacaaaataaataaacgaaaagaaataaattaagaggaataagaaaacaaaggaaaataaaataaaagtggaCTCTAGACACTCATGTGTATTTGCACTTCATTTGCTTCCATTGTATTAGTGTGACTGAAAATTTGCAGGATTTTGTGTCATGGTGAAATGTTCAAATTGAAATCATCTAACTCTTCTAAACTTTTCTTATTTATAAACTATAAAGAGTGGACTGCAGAGTGCTCCTTTCTTGACACGATCtaacttctttctttttttcaggCTTTCTCTACCCATGACTTTGTCTTGACTGCATGCAAAGGATTTTGTTCTCTAAGGTTGATACCCCATGTCTTTGCTTTTACCTTGGTCTTCAAACCCCACGTTTTGTATAATGCTCCAGATAAAGCGACGTGCGATTTATAAAATTTCAACCTAGGTCCTTCTCGACTCGACTCATCTCATAATCGACATTCTGTTTTCTTATGATCAAGTCCTCATTTCTTTGAAGTTTGCCAGGTGCGATCAACCAGTTTTGACTGTGATCCTTTTAACTCAATTCATATGAGACAGTCGATACCTAATTCTATCATAGTCGAATTTTACAATAGGTCAAAATTTTGCACTAACAAAGATAAATCACAAATCGACTCACAGTAACTATTTTACTTTTGTAGGATTATGGACCAGGTAAAGTTTTGAAACCTAAAAGTTTGTAAATCATTTGTATCAATGTTAGTTAGAAGTACACAataattttttgtctttttttttgttttcttactATTTAGTCGGAGTACAATTTTCCTTAGTTGACAAATACAAACTTCCATTGTGCTTTTGTAATTAAGATAATTGATTAAAATAACTTGATATATTGATAATGTAAAGAATGTTATTGTTAgtataaaattttgatatttgataACCTTTGACCATGAGGATTAAAACGTTGAAATACCTTGACACATGATAAATAAAGAATGTGGGGTAAATACTTGGTGACTAAGGTAAAAAAAAAGACGTAGGATGTATAACTTGGTAAACAAGGTCCTTCATAGTCAAGGCAAGGTCATGGGCTGTAGagtccaaagaaaaagaaaaagttaaattCGTGAAAAAAGAGAAGCATTCCGCAATCCACTATTGTGTTCTATAAATAGGAAAAGTTTAGAAGAATAGAAAGACTTCAATTTGAACACTTCATAATTACACAAAAGCtctgaaaattaaatttgaacacttcaatttaaattaaatttactatagaaaattaatttttttaatataagtgCTTGTTAAAAATAGTAAGCTATTAGGTGGTTAGATTTTGAGAACTTGAGATGGTACCTAAAAAGGTTAGTTAGCTAAGATTGTAGGTTATGTTAGATTTTTGAAGTTATTAGTCTTATATTCAACGAGACTTGGTTTAGCATTTTGTATTTCCTCTGTAAACGTGAGACTATATgctttagtaaatttttttttttttgagttgggTCATGAATTATTTAATGTTTTGTAGGgcattattaacaattttttaaaaattagagcaTGCATTGTTTagcatttttagaattttatgcaTTGAACACTGTTTTGTTACGATTGTGATAAGGAATTTTTTATCATTGTCTAGTCCCATCGATGTATCACCAGTATGAGACAACAACACAGTATGCATGCCATTGGATGATAGGATCATTCCGTACTTACAGATGGCCGGTTTATCCATCTAGCAAGACTGAACAAGACTTGGTTTCAATTAGACGAGCCATTGTTGAGCACATTCATGGAGAGATGGTGACTGGAGACGCATACTTTTCACATGCCGTTCGGAGATGCACGATCACGCTACAGGATGTAGTGTACCAGCTAGGGCTCTCAATCGACAGTCAGTATGTCAGCGGATGCCTCACGGACTTTGAGCAACATATCGAGGGTGGCCCACCAGCATGGGTATGGTTTGAGGAGCTGTTGGGTGTTTTGCCTCCTGTGAACTGCATCAACAAGTTCACAGTGAAGTGCACTTGAATGTAGGAGACATTTAGTGAGCTTCCGAGGGGCAGACGATGAGATGGTTAGGAGGCATGTCCGTGCATATATCATGATACTCTTATCGACACAGCTGTTCAGGGATAAGTCTGGTACACACCTTCACATCCGTTGGTTACCCTACATCGCCAGGCTAGAGGATATGGGTCAGTATGGCTGGGGGTCTGCTACACTGTCATGGTTATACAGGTGCATGTGCCGCGTGGCAAACAGGAATGTCGTCAAGTTGGTCGGTCCATTGTAACTCCTGCAGTCATGGATCTTCTGGAGGTTCCTTGGTTTCCGACCGGATAGATTTGATGTCTTTCATTGGCCGTTGGCGTCGAGGTACTCTTTTGGATTATGCATCatgtttttaataatttatcattttactttatttttgacTAAATGTTTTGGTCTTCAGATGGTCAGGTTATCAGCCGACGTTGAGCGACAAGGGGCCTCGTGTTGTGCATTGGAGTACTTTGAAGTCAGTCTAAACTCGAAGTGTGCTTTCGTGGCATTTTGCAATACCTTGATCGAGACGGCATCATCAGCTCTAATCATGGACAGTATGAAGGctgatatgatatgataatcaAGCATTCTATGATCACTAGATATTGATGTAGACAAATGTGAGGACCATTGTACCGTTTTACCTCCCAAATGCCTCTGCACTGGCGGAGGCTAACCCGAATGAGCCATGTGCACCAGCTGCCAAACTCCTTGCACTTGTCATAGTACTTCCAATGATCGGATTCCAATACCTTGCACTCAACCCCATGGCGGATGctataagtcttcacacttaataTGACTTCCTCTTTATCCTGAAACTGCCGACCAACTTAAAATTCAGATACAACTCCTGTATTTTGTGTATCTCTGGCCCCGAAACTAACAGGTACTTCCAGATTCCCCTGAGGTGGCACGACATCCAAGTCCAGAGTTGAGAAGTGCGGGAGTACTGATTAGTTTCTGAACTAGATGCTCCGCCACCCACAACTAGAATGGTCCGTGGTATGTCATCGTCACTATCATTAGCTATCGTGGCgggctccacatcatcatcatcatcatcatgcagtgCATCCTCAACTCGATCGGGCACTCCACCCTCTCCGAAAACCGGAACCATTGCAGGAGAACCGAGTGTTGCGATCGCAACCTCCCCTAACGGTCCAGTCTCACAAACTCCTGCGTTACCACTGTGGTTCTGATTAAATTCAAAGGATGGAGAAGCAACTAAAACTGCCCCAGGTGTAATCACTGGCACAGCTGACGAGGCACcaacaagcatgaaactagaACAGGCTGGATGTCCTAAGACTGAGGATTCCGATTCGAACCTCCAGAACTAGATACCACATCCACAAGCTTCGCTAACAGCTCTGGAGTCCTCACCTTAGAAAACTGCCGACGACAATAGAATAGAACTTGCAGATCTTCGTCACTgctaataacaaataaatcaTACTTCACATCATCGCGTAACACAGAAATTGGGATTCTATAAAATAACTTCTCCACCCGTTTCGACACCATGCAGATGTAGTTTCTGGAGTATAGTATTCTGAAACTCAGTAAAACTCGTTGAATGTTTGAGAAAAACACTCAACGGGTCCTTATCAGTAAATTTAATTCCTGATCGCGTTTTCTTTTTAATAGACCATCTATAATGCACAAGAACTAAAAAATTCTCATAACTAGCCATTGTGAATCTCACTGTGGTAAAAAAAATTCACGTTGAGCTCGTATTTATATAGTTAGGACTCTATAAATCGAATTAACTGCGTTCGATTTAATCATATAGTATGATACATAGTAAATCGAAGCTAAAGCTACATATCACTTTAAATCGACTTCAATAGATTCGATTTACCAAGTGGGTGTAAATCGAACCTTTTTGCTTCGATTTAGCATAGAGCATATAAATCGAATTTTATAGATTCGATTTAGTATGGTAGGGCATAATTCAAATTCTTTGGCTTCGATCTAcatgtgaatcacaatttctagTAATTCGAATCCTATAAATTCGATTTAGTGAAAATtatcgatttatataaaaaatgtaaattgaaaCTTTCACGTAACCTTTTACACTTTGGGTTACACTTTGGGAAATTCAAGTAATTTTGGTTTGCAAATAGTTTATACACGTGACTTATCCTGTATTTTTtaccctaaaaaattaaattaaaagagattgtTACCCAAAAGAACAAAAGGCCCAAAAATAAACCAGAGGCTGCTTTGGAGTCCGGTTTGCATATCTAATGAAGTAATGCAGTTCGTCTGGTCAAACGTAAGTCCAAACTTCATCGCACTCTGCCACTCTCAATCGCAAAATGCAACCCTCCTCTGCGTTTTGCCAAACACCCGCTTCGCTTTCCATGGACACCAACGCCCCAAATCTTGCCACCGCCGGAACCCCTGACGACGGCGGCGGGCCCGAAATCAAAGTCAACGTTTCCCATGGTCCCTCTCACCACGAGGTCCACCTTCCAGCCCAATCAACTTTCGGtgatttttcttcttattctgTTTCCAATTCAGGGTGATAATAGTTGATTTTTTTGCGAGTTTGATATTTTGATTTTCTGAAACCATGCTTTTTGGTTGAGACTTCGTGAAATTAGGGTTGGTATTGTGTTGCTTGGCCAGTGCATATTCTGAATATTTTAGATGTATGAAGTTTAGCAGCTTTGAATGTTTGATACATGAAATTAGGGTTCGAATTCTAGATTCTTTTTTTGTCACAGAAGTTTTGATGCCATATCAGCATTACGCGCTGGCTGGATTCTAATCATTCTAAATTTGTTGCAGGAACCAGAAGCTTAATTATTAGGTAGAGGCACATAAATATACATCTAATATTACCAATTTTTTGTCATTTTCTTCTTGAGTAGATAAGTAAAAGATCAAGTTCGAGCCTTGTTGATATGAAAAACATTAGGCACCGGCAGAGCTTTTAACTTTGCAGTAGCTTACTTCGCTTGAACTAAATTCGTTAAGTGCAGTAGTGTAGGGAACTTGGTATAGACTGAAAACAAATATCTATGATATTGTTTAGTTTGCCTTAGATGCGAAAGTAAACGCTTCTTTTTGCGGATCGATTTTGTATTTGAAAAGAGTAAAATCACATAACACTCATGTTAATATTGGTCTGCTCATCGAGAATATTGGCTCATTCAATGGTTTAGTTTTTCGTTGAATTATAATATCAGTTTGGTCATCAAGGATGTTGTTCATTGATGTATGGCTTGTCTTGTTTGGTTTTTCAATAACAGGGGATCTCAAGAAATTGCTTGTGCATAAAACTGGTTTAGAGCCTGAACAGCAACGACTTTTCTTTAGAGGAATAGAAAAGGATGATAAACAACACTTGCACCAGGAAGGTGTGAAGGACAAGTccaagcttttgcttttggaaGGTACTGCTAGCAAAGAGAAGAAACTTGAGGAAGccagaaaacaaaatgagatgtcaAAAGCTTCTGAAGCTGTTGCTGGAGTTAGAGCTGAGGTGGACAAGCTTTCCAATAGGGTGAGTATATCTTTGAAATAACCTATGTAGAAAAATATTTACAGAAGAATGATCATATGGACTAATCTAATTTTTCAGGTGAGTGCCCTGGAAGCGGCTATTAATGGGGGGAACAAGGCTTCTGAGAAAGAGTTTCTTGTGTTGACGGAGTTGCTTATGAAGCAATTGCTGAAGCTGGATACTATTGAGGCTGAAGGTGAATCGAAGTTGCAGAGAAAAGCTGAGGTAGTATTGATGACAATAATATTGCTTAGCTGAAAAGTTAATAGCCTGGTCTATTTTTGTTGggtttttaattatcttttgtgCAATCTCTTGTGTTGGTTAGTTGTGGGCAATAATCTTTCTCGTTTTATTTGAAATGTTTTTTGGTTTTCACCATGATGTGTAGAGCAGTTCACGCAATCTTGTGATAATTTTCTTTCTCTGAAAATTGCTAGACTGGATTATAAAGCTGATATGATAATATAGAAAAAGGACCTTAGGAAACTTAGTGATCCCTCAGTGTAAACATTGTCAGAGAAGGTTCATATGTAATAGATTATAGATGTGTGCCAATATTTCATCATTCATGAAATTTCAAGTAGATATTTCTTTAAAAAGTACTAACTACTATGGCATTTTGCATATTTTGAAGGTGGTTTTTGAGCTTCTGACCTCTCTCATTTGAACAATATAAAGTGACTAACTTTGTTTCTCCCATCCAAAAAAGAAATCAAACCttactttaaatttaaatctcTAGGTGTTGCAATTGTGACAATCTGAGTTATTTGTGAATCTGTTTGTCCTCTATAATCTGAAATCTTTGCCTATGTTATTCATCATTGttagtttgttttcctttattttattaattagttctattattattattattattattatttagagaaAAGAGTATATCTCTTCACATATTTCTTCATAGAGGTGTAAAAGCAGCTTTTGGGAGAAAAAATATTGCATCAAGCATATTTGTTGTTAACTCCTACGAAAGGCTGAACATAAGCCTTTCCACCCGTCAACAGGTACGTCGTGTGCAGAGCTTGGTCGATACCCTAGATGCTCTAAAGGCACGAAATGCCAACCCTTTTAGCAGCAGTGACAATGGTGTGAAAGTTACAACCCAATGGGAGACCTTTGACTCCGAAATGGGAAACTCTAATGCCCCACCTTCAACATCATCTTCTACTAAAGTAACTGAAGACTGGGAACGGTTCGATTAGCTCATAAGTTGCTGTGGAacattaaattataaagtttatacAACACCATAGGGTTGGACTTtgatgcttcattatttattcaAGGTTCAATCTTTCTTAAGTTTGCCGTATATTTCTTGGCACAAAGATAAGATTGCTGGTTAGCTTGTGAAGTAGGTGGCAACAATTCTGGTAGCATAAGGATTCTTTTCCTTATAGAGGTAAGACTGATAGCACTTAATCCTCTGCAGACTTCATAATATTTTGGACATGAGATGGGAGCCCCATCTACTTAGTTTTAGAACTAAACATGTGTATAAGTTAAATTGtattcttttagttgaatagTATTCCTGCACTGTTATGGTTAATGACTTAACGCATTTTTATTTAAAGGTGTTTCTTTTATTACATAACTATTCTTGTAAcaggtttttgttttattttatttcgatGGCTCTATGAGCTGCAATGCCTTCAAAAGGTAGGATTTATCAATCCAAGATGAGAAGAATTCACAAGAGTTAGTAGGATTAATGaacattttaaatttatcttaaatAAAATTAGTAGGACTCTTTTATCATGTGCTTAAAATGATCTTAAATGAGGTTAAATTTGTGTTAATGTAAGAAATTTTCGTGAGATAAAGCTGGTAGTATTGACGTTGATCCATTATCATGTGTTGCAACGAAAACCAGTATTTCTCAATTGCTTGAAGTGTATTATGTAGATATGtatttctttgattattttaaaatatgagtGTATGTATATATACATTATAATATGTATATTACATATTGCAAGTTGTtttgtaattttagaaaatagaGACTTTGGGAGAATTTTGAAAGGTTAATAAAagtctcaaaatttcaaaatttgtgAACAATGTCAAATTTTTTGAGAAGAATTTTCTTATCATCTCCGCAAACTTGCAAACACATTTTTAGAGAAGACTAAGTTTTGAATCCTTGTTCctcaatttgttttttttttttttaatagactGACACGTCCTCGTAATTGAGTCTTTgtccaaaattttct is drawn from Arachis hypogaea cultivar Tifrunner chromosome 12, arahy.Tifrunner.gnm2.J5K5, whole genome shotgun sequence and contains these coding sequences:
- the LOC112728043 gene encoding BAG family molecular chaperone regulator 4 isoform X2; its protein translation is MQPSSAFCQTPASLSMDTNAPNLATAGTPDDGGGPEIKVNVSHGPSHHEVHLPAQSTFGDLKKLLVHKTGLEPEQQRLFFRGIEKDDKQHLHQEGVKDKSKLLLLEGTASKEKKLEEARKQNEMSKASEAVAGVRAEVDKLSNRVSALEAAINGGNKASEKEFLVLTELLMKQLLKLDTIEAEGESKLQRKAEAEHKPFHPSTGTSCAELGRYPRCSKGTKCQPF
- the LOC112728043 gene encoding BAG family molecular chaperone regulator 4 isoform X1, with protein sequence MQPSSAFCQTPASLSMDTNAPNLATAGTPDDGGGPEIKVNVSHGPSHHEVHLPAQSTFGDLKKLLVHKTGLEPEQQRLFFRGIEKDDKQHLHQEGVKDKSKLLLLEGTASKEKKLEEARKQNEMSKASEAVAGVRAEVDKLSNRVSALEAAINGGNKASEKEFLVLTELLMKQLLKLDTIEAEGESKLQRKAEVRRVQSLVDTLDALKARNANPFSSSDNGVKVTTQWETFDSEMGNSNAPPSTSSSTKVTEDWERFD
- the LOC112730444 gene encoding uric acid degradation bifunctional protein TTL-like gives rise to the protein MEDFSSCCAGTTFANEMAMASPFSSLEHAITVARDIWYRKLNVRSWLEAISGRSYSNEYLKTANEATVQDLHEWGLRYEEKFGYVFVTFVAGRTSEDILAELKIRFNNSHGIELEIASTEELKYIELSAEYSGKIVADTLDGADTDSEDDLDAISSGAYDISKDVELNKVPEDNETLNTQHREDVVRAAKRGFDLNKLPWFGDDLSDPLSRHCSGFLTEYFWPGQYDVDEKL